The sequence CGCCTCACTCGGCTTCGTCGCGTTGGAGCGTTTTTGCGATCGCCGGCGGCGAAAGCGATTATTACGGAGCTGGGGTATTTGGCACCGTAGTAGTCCATCCCTGGCGGTTCCCCTTCGGGCTTATGCCTAAGCACCACCGGGGGATTAACCGCAACGACAATCGCAACTGCAACGATAACTACAACCGCAACCGCCCCCACCCTAACCATTCCCGCCCAGTGCGCGCTAACTTCAGCGCGCCCGTTCGGCGGCGCGAGTGTCCACTGGACACTCGCGAAAACCCCGCCGCACCCCCCGCTTCGCAGGGGAGGGGATGAAAAGCAAAAGCAAAAACGACTGGGCCGTCAGTGACTCCCTACACCCACTGCCACCGATCCATTCCCTCTCCCGCCCTAGCGGGGGAGGGTTAGGGTGGGGGGGTGAGTTGAATGGGTAGTTGCTGTTGCTGTTAATCCCCGTGTGGCGCATTCCGAGCATCGGAGCTTTTGGCGTCGACGCGCGCAGGAGGCGCGCGTCTGGCTCAGCCCCGGGAGGGGCTGTGCCAGACATAGTTAGTAAGCCAAAAGCGAGAAGCGCAGGAAGGTGTTGCGCCACCCCGGGGGGTGCTTTCTTTTGGTGACTTTTCTTTGCACAAGCAAAGAAAAGTCACCCTGGGCGGCGGGGCGGAGCATTCCGCTGCTTATATTTATTACACTCGACAGTCATCGCCCCGAAAGGGCGATTCAAATAACATCCTCACTATGACCCACGCCGACTGGCAAGCCATCTGGCTAACCCTAAAACTCGCCACCGTCACCACCCTCGTCCTGCTACTCATCGGCACCCCACTCGCCTGGTGGCTCGCGCGCACGCGTTCCATTTGGAAACAACCGCTCGCCGCTATCGTCGCCCTGCCGCTGGTACTTCCACCCACCGTGCTCGGCTTCTACTTATTACTGCTACTCGGACCGAACGGCCCGGGCGGCGCGATCACGCAAGCACTCGGGCTGGGTCTACTGCCTTTCACCTTCGCCGGCCTGGTCGTCGGCTCGGCGATCTACTCATTACCCTTCGTCGTCCAACCGATCCAAAACGCCTTCGAAGCAATGGGCGACCGACCGCTGGAGGTCGCAGCAACATTACGCGCCTCGTGTTGCGACCGGTTTTTCACTGTGGCCCTACCGCTGGCACGGCCTGGCCTGCTAACCGCCACCGTGCTCGGCTTCGCCCACACCATCGGCGAATTCGGCGTCGTGCTCATGATCGGCGGCGCAATTCCGGGGCAAACCAAAGTACTGTCGGTCGCGATCTACGATCACGTCGAAACACTCGAATACGCCAACGCCCATACGCTCGCCGCCGGCATGGTGCTGTTTGCGTTCGTCGTACTATTGGCGCTCTACTCGATCAACCGACGGCAGCGACGACAGATATGAGCACCGTCGCCGCCCACTTCCGTCTGCACGTCGGCGATTTTGCGCTCGACGCCACGTTCACCACACCGACGCACGGCATCACCGCACTGTTCGGCCCGTCAGGTTCCGGTAAAACGACGATCTTGCGCTGCATCGCCGGACTCATACGTGCCACCGAAGGCCGGCTGCACATCAACGACGAATGCTGGCAAGACGAAACGCGTGGTCATTTTGTCGGCGCCCATCGGCGCGCTGTCGGCTACGTATTTCAAGAAGCGAGCTTGTTCGCGCATCTGTCGGTACGAAAAAATCTCGAGTACGGATTACAGCGTATCCCGGCAAGTGAACAACGCATTCGCTTCGAGCAGACGAACGAATGGCTCGGCTTAGGACCGCTGCTCGATCGCGACCCGCGGCATTTATCCGGCGGCGAGCGCCAGCGCGTTGCCATCGCCCGCGCCTTGCTAACCAGCCCGCGACTGTTGCTGCTCGACGAACCACTATCGGCGCTCGATGCGGCCAGCAAGGCCGACATTCTGCCGTACCTCGAACGCCTGCAACGCGAGCTGTCGCTGCCGGCGTTGTATGTCAGCCACACGATCGATGAAGTCGCGCGCATCGCCGATCACATGGTGCTCCTGGAAAACGGCTGCGTGCGCGATCAGGGGCCGATCGGCGCTATGCTCACGCGGCTCGATTTGCCACTGGCGCACGGCGACACTGCCAGCGCCGTGATCGACGCCGTCGTCAGCGACTACGACGCAGCGTTCCACCTGCTGCAACTGACCTTTGCCGGTAACCATTTGGCGGTCGCCGCCGCCAACGCGCCGATCGGCACGCGCGTGCGCGTGCGCATTCACGCGCGCGATGTTAGCGTTGCCCTGACTCCACCGGCGCAAAGCAGCATTCTCAATATTTTGCCGGCGCGGGTGCTCGACATCGTCGACGACGCGCCCGGGCGGACGATGCTGCGACTTGCCGTCGGCGAGGTGGTACTACTGGCGCGCATCACGCGCAAATCGGCGGCGCTGCTACAAGTGACGCCCGGTATGGCGCTGTACGCACAGATCAAAAGCGTAGCACTGCTCAACTAAACGCTCGGAGGAACTCCGTCATGGCGCAATGGATCATCGCGCATGAGCTTTGGATCCGACTCGGCTGCTTCGCCGGCGTGCTAATGATCGTGGCCCTGTGGGAACAACTCGCGCCGCGTCGCCGACCCAGCGCCATCCGCGGCCGGCGCTGGCTGAGTCACCTCGGCCTCTCGCTGCTGAACACACTGGTGCTGCGCCTGCTACTACCGTTGACCGCGGTCGGCATGGCGCTCTTGGCGGAACGCGAGGGTTGGGGATTGCTCCATCGTTACCATGCGCCTGCCTGGCTCGTCATCGCGCTCAGCATCATCGCGCTCGATCTCGTCATTTATCTACAACATGTCATGTTTCATGCCGTACCCGCGTTCTGGCGACTACATCGTGTGCACCACGCCGATGTAGACTTCGACGTCAGCACCGGCATCCGCTTCCATCCGATCGAAATTCTGTTGTCCATGCTGATCAAATTCAGCGCCATCGTCGCGATCGGCACGCCGGCGCTGGCGGTGTTCGTATTCGAAGTGCTGCTCAATGCCAGCTCCCTGTTCAACCATGGCAACGTCCGCCTACCGCTGGCGATCGACCGCGGCTTGCGCTGGCTGGTAGTGACGCCGGACATGCACCGGGTGCATCACTCCATCGTGGCCCACGAAACCAATAGTAACTTTGGGTTCAATCTACCGTGGTGGGACCGGCTGTTCGGCACCTATCAAGCGCAGCCGCAAGCCGGCCACGAAGCAATGACGATCGGTATTGAAACGCTACGTGACGAACACCTCACAAGCCGGCTACTCGGTCTATTGGTGCTGCCGTTTCAGGGCGCTACCGGCGAATACCCGATCAATCGCCGCTGGAAATAATTCGACATCGGTGCATCCAACCATTGCGCCACTCCGTAGTAATGTAACGCATCACGCTTCATTAGGAGCCCAGCATGTCTCAGCAAGTCCGCGTCATTATCACTGCCGATACCGTTCCCGCTCACAGCGAAGCCGTCCGAACCGTTTTAGCCCGACTCGCCGACGACTCGCGCCGCGAGCAAGGCTGCTTGCATTACGAGCTATTGCGCGACAACGTGAATCCGCAACGCTTCACCATCGTCGAAGCTTGGAGCGATGCCGCGGCGCTCGCCAAACACCGGCAGGCGGCGCATGTCGCCACCGCGTTGGCCGCGCTACAAGACAAGCTCGCCGGCGCGCCGGACATTCGCGAGCTGACGAAAGTCGGCTGACTCGCCATGCACCCACACACCGCCGATCTCGATCCCCGCACCCACTGCCAGGCAATCGCCCAGCGTCTCGGCTGCTTCGACTTTCCGTGGGACACGACGCGCGCGCTCGAGCTCGCCTTGTTTCGCACGTTCGCCGCGCCGCGCATCGGCGCGCTGCTGCACGCGACCGGTGAGTTCGAGGCGCGACCGCAGAAGCGCTATGACGACACCGATCTGATCGTCAGCGAAATCGTCGAGCACGGCTTCGACAGCGACCGCGGCCGCCGCGCGATTGCGCGCATGAACGCCATCCACGGGCGTTTTCAAATTCGCAATGAGGATTTCTTGTACGTGCTGTCGACGTTCATGTTCGAGCCGATCCGCTGGAATGCGCGCTTCGGCTGGCGCCGCATGAGCGAATACGAACGTCTCGGTTGGTTCTGGTTTTGGCGCAATATCGGCGAGCGCATGCACCTCCAGGATCTGCCGAACGATTACGCGACGTTCGAGCGTTACAACATCGACTATGAAGCCAAGCATTTCCGCTTCACCGACGCCAACCAGCGTGTCGCTCTGGCGACGCGCGCGATGTTCGCCGGCTGGTTCCCGCGGCCGTTACAGCCGCTGGTACGTCGCAGTATCAACGCCCTGCTCGACGATGCCTTGCTGCGTGCCTTCGGTTTGGCGCCGGCGCCGCGCTGGTGGGTAGCAACC is a genomic window of Gammaproteobacteria bacterium containing:
- the modB gene encoding molybdate ABC transporter permease subunit; translated protein: MTHADWQAIWLTLKLATVTTLVLLLIGTPLAWWLARTRSIWKQPLAAIVALPLVLPPTVLGFYLLLLLGPNGPGGAITQALGLGLLPFTFAGLVVGSAIYSLPFVVQPIQNAFEAMGDRPLEVAATLRASCCDRFFTVALPLARPGLLTATVLGFAHTIGEFGVVLMIGGAIPGQTKVLSVAIYDHVETLEYANAHTLAAGMVLFAFVVLLALYSINRRQRRQI
- the modC gene encoding molybdenum ABC transporter ATP-binding protein, coding for MSTVAAHFRLHVGDFALDATFTTPTHGITALFGPSGSGKTTILRCIAGLIRATEGRLHINDECWQDETRGHFVGAHRRAVGYVFQEASLFAHLSVRKNLEYGLQRIPASEQRIRFEQTNEWLGLGPLLDRDPRHLSGGERQRVAIARALLTSPRLLLLDEPLSALDAASKADILPYLERLQRELSLPALYVSHTIDEVARIADHMVLLENGCVRDQGPIGAMLTRLDLPLAHGDTASAVIDAVVSDYDAAFHLLQLTFAGNHLAVAAANAPIGTRVRVRIHARDVSVALTPPAQSSILNILPARVLDIVDDAPGRTMLRLAVGEVVLLARITRKSAALLQVTPGMALYAQIKSVALLN
- a CDS encoding sterol desaturase family protein, with product MAQWIIAHELWIRLGCFAGVLMIVALWEQLAPRRRPSAIRGRRWLSHLGLSLLNTLVLRLLLPLTAVGMALLAEREGWGLLHRYHAPAWLVIALSIIALDLVIYLQHVMFHAVPAFWRLHRVHHADVDFDVSTGIRFHPIEILLSMLIKFSAIVAIGTPALAVFVFEVLLNASSLFNHGNVRLPLAIDRGLRWLVVTPDMHRVHHSIVAHETNSNFGFNLPWWDRLFGTYQAQPQAGHEAMTIGIETLRDEHLTSRLLGLLVLPFQGATGEYPINRRWK
- a CDS encoding DUF2236 domain-containing protein, producing MHPHTADLDPRTHCQAIAQRLGCFDFPWDTTRALELALFRTFAAPRIGALLHATGEFEARPQKRYDDTDLIVSEIVEHGFDSDRGRRAIARMNAIHGRFQIRNEDFLYVLSTFMFEPIRWNARFGWRRMSEYERLGWFWFWRNIGERMHLQDLPNDYATFERYNIDYEAKHFRFTDANQRVALATRAMFAGWFPRPLQPLVRRSINALLDDALLRAFGLAPAPRWWVATIDRSLRLRARALRWLPPRKQPRLRTRIPRADYPQGYRIESLGPPPSDP
- a CDS encoding antibiotic biosynthesis monooxygenase, which codes for MSQQVRVIITADTVPAHSEAVRTVLARLADDSRREQGCLHYELLRDNVNPQRFTIVEAWSDAAALAKHRQAAHVATALAALQDKLAGAPDIRELTKVG